In Drosophila simulans strain w501 chromosome 3R, Prin_Dsim_3.1, whole genome shotgun sequence, a single window of DNA contains:
- the LOC6729375 gene encoding ankyrin repeat and KH domain-containing protein mask isoform X9, whose translation MDKAAMVDRSTSSTFFENFTKAMIRRFRYSVDYLLHLIVHDDIPESDPDSCPHEGEVREDEDETEEESEDSDESEGEEEEEDEEEIDVLQDNDADDEEIDDEDEEEDAPEVSSFLLDANNKRSSNISALLEAAANEKAPVLRHATHAIDETKQALTKMRCANSPRDKNGFSRSLVAACTDNDVNTVKRLLCKGNVNLNDAAASTDDGESLLSMACSAGYYELAQVLLAMSAAQVEDKGQKDSTPLMEAASAGHLDIVKLLLNHNADVNAHCATGNTPLMFACAGGQVDVVKVLLKHGANVEEQNENGHTPLMEAASAGHVEVAKVLLEHGAGINTHSNEFKESALTLACYKGHLDMVRFLLQAGADQEHKTDEMHTALMEASMDGHVEVARLLLDSGAQVNMPTDSFESPLTLAACGGHVELATLLIERGANIEEVNDEGYTPLMEAAREGHEEMVALLLSKGANINATTEETQETALTLACCGGFMEVAAFLIKEGANLELGASTPLMEASQEGHTDLVSFLLKKKANVHAETQTGDTALTHACENGHTDAAGVLLSYGAELEHESEGGRTPLMKACRAGHLCTVKFLIQKGANVNKQTTSNDHTALSLACAGGHQSVVELLLKNNADPFHKLKDNSTMLIEASKGGHTRVVELLFRYPNISPTENAAAANVTQAAPTSNQPGPNQMRQKIMKQQLQHQLQQLNAPPGLHELSEAARASNQQHFHQQQFSSAGNGSSNIVAMGTGEFLDAGDLQLTATAGMSAGAGTSTTGSETGMEEYGEVGGIDLTTLGAQQQEGLIAKSRLFHLQPGFDQQQQQQQQQQQQQPPAAGQHQLVPCKHFDLDMEHINSLQPPQKAPPAPPVLFHTVCQQPVMQQQQQLQPGQLKLKAMLPNRHRALKTAEVVEFIDCPVDQQQHGEQVRTQPLGEDGKTPQFACAGEDPRLQRRRGFMPELKKGELPPESSSSDPNELALKGADNNQPVPTALDNSPCAQTPARNSGGAITHSSEVLQSTAISDRPKVKATNKNNRKQAAAAAAAAAAAAAAAAAAAQHAQQVLPNPMVSIYNNLHLQHLQHPHLQFQQQLQLHHQRVAGLDNAAAAAAAAASSANMAYSISPASPLPSPTGSGNYVDQQLQQQTMDVALQRKTAMDDFRGMLETAVNGPRGRKDLALNTPQLNFFKDGWHMVGVHNFFGDQPKSPTETPPEMEETTMSSPTEGDQLGSEPPAEMKNLATLCSAAAAAAAVAAVNKDQVEISSDLESECEDDGGAGADGEENTLPPEPIELAAALREDGIIVEEEEDDEEEEDDDEEQDTNSGEGDKLNYDDEDAEVDNDGEVDYIDEDDGGGEGEEEEDDADDDEFFLDEPDSDQGTGNNNNNSKSGASSLPLKQRKMATRLENLILTSQTLCDFPPELSNSDLVHVLPQISNLKAAANSNAALNSVLQQQLAAASAAAAHAKASVVHQKQQHGEGDQQCEDDGSASTSDLYSGLEHFANDGEMEDIFQELASSLNYPELAEFSLNQMCKGRFAGNWAQSSGKWTGQEQLVGVVRSPGLINPGDVPQDAQRQANLVLLDYPMQNIQLEQRILDAEELHLQQHQQTPLSLLPFTDEQQQQLHHQALPNASEFQQHQQLALENDPELKQQLQQYSNARIIKAVAAQHQQQPPTNFVYNVESGDKNAPPVQLLFQLPPHMAQHQAQQQQGVGEPLTEQQQQQLHAEQAHLFQHRTGGQRPPTQSELEQVAQELLLQRSGQVPAGAPVVGVQAIPLKQKHFNLHPPPCPPTCVQHQVATQTHPASVVVPQPAVGYTQFALQASQQQQMQQNELSIWPMATPTPAPSSGVSSNKSMPGGIAKKAIDKQSRKERRCVVRQTPAGIQENTKLHLQPQVATAQQQVLVQNQLAVATTVSLDKTIEIDSETESNHDTALTLACAGGHEELVELLINRGANIEHRDKKGFTPLILAATAGHDKVVDILLKHSAELEAQSERTKDTPLSLACSGGRYEVVELLLSVGANKEHRNVSDYTPLSLAASGGYVNIIKLLLSHGAEINSRTGSKLGISPLMLAAMNGHTPAVKLLLDQGSDINAQIETNRNTALTLACFQGRHEVVSLLLDRRANVEHRAKTGLTPLMEAASGGYIEVGRVLLDKGADVNAAPVPTSRDTALTIAADKGHQKFVELLLSRNASVEVKNKKGNSPLWLAAHGGHLSVVELLYDHNADIDSQDNRRVSCLMAAFRKGHTKIVKWMVQYVSQFPSDQEMIRFIGTISDKELIDKCFDCMKILRSAKEAQAVKANKNASILLEELDLERTREESRKAAAARRRERKKKKKMEKKEEKRRQQQGNGAGGDDMQGDDDDVSDKDDDSDKDDEDEEAAPAAAREEGDSGIDQGSCSSGDTKGARFGGSQSAQAAEAAANSVSTNNQGKKNKKQAKNKVLISVEPTQPVITSNTVLKGICAKKQSAVEVVKQPPAAQQAAPLKRQLDVKKEEPALKKKEEKNSSSSSSNKREKENLAPKEVALPAKQQPSSSSKLQSSESASNINSSTATNTSSANTTRKEVAKPVSQAASATSLNPAKRTEVDGWKEVVRKSSAQQTTAVGASGAPLPVTATSSATSVQHHPHHHLGNSSSNSSSSLATSTTTAASSVPEMTCKKVQVPVNAISRVIGRGGSNINAIRATTGAHIEVEKQGKNQSERCITIKGLTDATKQAHMLILALIKDPDVDILQMLPRINSSIKQASSGGASTPMSVGTWDNRTAAGVNAYTFSSAASTTSTSSSSSASSTTPAGASYSNAHKQQQQQLQSVKGPSGRSSTSVKSNGSSTKVSASSGSGSRNGRAGSSYLAQQQPGRSSAGGSSNGVIKSKSESSSKSLPAAQKSSTTLGKSSTVSPGAQNFAKAAAIGQSSPKKAEGGTTSAVITSAGGRSSGVVAPFGRGKPVAGQGGPAATAASNVAQLGSVSGNSSNSNILAGPIGTFNVADVAAVNAAAAAGAAATNSNVKPIAPIAPPSKRVGSPIQAQQQHQTQQQQQQQIPQTAPVPGPQPQQQQPHQQQQQQQQQQQQAPQQQPQQANQQPQTSQQNLVINTNLLNDLMAASAANTTSDSFSAQLAAKLSSAYSLFSDYQQSQWGKLGDPGIGGGAGAVGDGLPQADASKAPGYNRNILSSPVGSSKASSNHSTSPPVGNVIQQQQQQQQPQSSQQALNIITSGPGGPATAPARSPMVSANEGNPAVGQPSINGTQGLGETAPAHSPGVIKPPTATVPIQRHVPMPISAPEAGAPPTFGAIGSNPASGNNSAAAQAAAAAAASAMIDRQQQNLQNMQTLQNLQRMVGASQQQQQQQQLNYPMDPTSSFIVDANNVLRLNPRVIFPQGNTKPPQPPPQGGTQSNVFGGNPGRQPPGAGARQPGGAAAQRWYGGTLEYPSYTGRDMLHLENGAGGMAGMGSPSAMSPNHDDIRKMPRPIGTERAASWKNNYFNVGAPSLNMEDALASVLPPWAHELKAQPPGLQQPPPPPQSQQQQQQPLNWLKQQPQQQQYRAYNNGPYPQQQQHEPMNMPMDYHNMQAPPNMSQQQQHVNLMPSYGYQHFVGAPGAVDISAHMPDKMEVWDHHDKHMPWTNYTTNWSN comes from the exons ATGGACAAGGCAGCAATGGTTGACCGCTCAACTTCTAGCAcgttttttgaaaactttacCAAAGCAATGATACGAAGATTCCGATACAGCGTGGACTATCTGCTGCATTTAATCGTCCAT GACGATATTCCAGAATCGGATCCGGATAGCTGTCCGCACGAGGGTGAGGTGcgcgaggatgaggacgaaaCGGAGGAGGAGTCGGAAGACTCTGATGAGTCCGaaggcgaagaagaagaggaggacGAAGAGGAGATAG ATGTGCTACAGGACAACGACGCGGACGACGAGGAGATCgacgatgaggacgaggaAGAGGACGCGCCCGAAGTGAGTTCCTTCCTCCTGGATGCCAACAACAAGCGTTCCAGCAATATCTCCGCTCTGCTCGAGGCCGCGGCCAACGAGAAGGCTCCTGTCCTGCGCCACGCCACTCACGCCATCGACGAGACCAAGCAGGCGCTGACAAAGATGCGCTGCGCCAACAGTCCCCGCGATAAGAA TGGATTCTCCAGATCCCTCGTGGCTGCCTGCACGGATAATGATGTCAATACGGTGAAGCGGCTGCTTTGCAAGGGCAATGTGAACCTGAACGATGCCGCCGCCTCCACGGATGATGGCGAGTCCCTGCTCTCCATGGCCTGCTCTGCGGGCTACTACGAATTGGCTCAG GTTCTGCTGGCCATGTCTGCCGCCCAGGTGGAGGACAAAGGGCAAAAGGACTCAACGCCTCTAATGGAAGCTGCATCCGCCGGTCATTTGGACATCGTCAAACTGCTGCTCAACCACAACGCCGATGTGAACGCCCACTGCGCCACGGGCAACACCCCGCTCATGTTTGCTTGCGCCGGTGGTCAGGTGGACGTGGTGAAGGTGCTGCTCAAGCACGGCGCCAACGTCGAGGAGCAGAACGAGAACGGACACACCCCCTTGATGGAAGCAGCTTCCGCCGGCCACGTGGAGGTAGCCAAG GTGCTGCTTGAACATGGAGCCGGCATCAACACCCACTCAAATGAATTCAAGGAGAGCGCCCTCACACTAGCCTGCTACAAGGGTCACCTGGACATGGTGCGATTCCTGCTTCAGGCAGGTGCAGATCAGGAGCACAAAACCGATGAAATGCACACTGCCCTAATGGAGGCTTCGATGGACGGCCATGTGGAGGTTGCTCGCCTGCTGCTGGACTCCGGTGCCCAAGTGAACATGCCTACGGACTCTTTCGAGTCCCCGCTAACGTTGGCGGCTTGCGGTGGTCACGTGGAGTTGGCAACACTCTTGATCGAGAGGGGAGCCAACATCGAAGAGGTGAACGACGAGGGTTACACCCCGCTCATGGAGGCCGCTCGCGAGGGACACGAGGAGATGGTAGCCCTCTTGCTCAGCAAGGGTGCAAACATCAATGCCACGACCGAGGAGACCCAGGAGACAGCTTTGACGCTGGCCTGTTGCGGTGGCTTCATGGAGGTGGCTGCATTCCTGATCAAGGAGGGAGCTAATCTTGAGCTGGGTGCTTCCACACCGCTCATGGAAGCTTCGCAGGAGGGACACACCGATTTGGTAAGCTTCCTGCTGAAGAAGAAGGCCAATGTCCATGCAGAGACCCAGACGGGCGATACCGCCTTGACGCATGCCTGTGAGAACGGACACACAGATGCGGCCGGTGTGCTGCTGTCGTATGGAGCTGAACTGGAGCACGAGTCCGAGGGTGGTCGAACGCCACTAATGAAAGCCTGTCGTGCCGGACACCTGTGCACTGTCAAGTTCCTCATTCAAAAGGGCGCTAATGTCAACAAACAGACCACCAGTAATGACCACACTGCCTTGTCGTTAGCCTGTGCCGGGGGTCATCAGTCTGTGGTGGAACTGCTATTAAAAAACAACGCCGACCCGTTCCACAAGCTGAAGGACAACAGCACCATGTTAATCGAAGCCTCCAAGGGTGGACACACTCGTGTGGTCGAGCTACTCTTCCGCTATCCGAACATTTCGCCTACGGAAAACGCAGCGGCTGCGAATGTTACCCAGGCAGCTCCAACCAGCAATCAACCTGGTCCAAATCAGATGCGTCAAAAGATCATGaagcagcagcttcagcatCAGTTGCAGCAGCTGAACGCTCCCCCTGGCTTGCATGAGTTGTCTGAGGCGGCACGTGCATCCAATCAACAACATTTCCACCAGCAACAGTTCAGCAGTGCCGGCAATGGATCCTCCAACATCGTGGCAATGGGAACTGGCGAATTTTTGGATGCCGGTGATCTGCAACTTACGGCTACTGCGGGAATGAGTGCGGGAGCCGGAACCAGTACCACGGGCAGTGAGACTGGAATGGAGGAGTATGGCGAAGTCGGAGGAATTGACTTGACTACTCTTGGCGCTCAGCAGCAGGAGGGTCTTATTGCAAAGTCGAGATTGTTCCATTTGCAGCCCGGCTTtgatcagcagcaacagcagcagcagcagcaacaacaacagcagccacctGCAGCCGGCCAGCACCAGTTAGTTCCATGTAAGCACTTCGACCTGGACATGGAGCACATCAATTCTCTGCAGCCGCCGCAAAAGGCACCGCCCGCTCCACCTGTACTCTTCCACACCGTTTGCCAGCAGCCTGtaatgcaacagcagcagcaacttcagcCAGGTCAGCTCAAGTTAAAGGCCATGCTTCCCAACCGCCATCGCGCGTTGAAAACCGCCGAAGTAGTGGAGTTTATTGACTGCCCGGTGGATCAACAACAGCATGGCGAGCAGGTGCGCACACAGCCTTTGGGTGAGGATGGAAAGACCCCTCAGTTTGCATGCGCTGGAGAGGATCCACGGTTGCAGCGCCGACGCGGCTTTATGCCGGAGCTGAAGAAGGGTGAACTTCCGCCGGAGAGTAGCAGCAGTGACCCTAACGAGCTAGCCCTTAAAG GAGCCGACAACAATCAGCCCGTACCGACAGCACTGGACAATAGCCCCTGCGCCCAGACCCCAGCG CGAAACTCTGGCGGAGCAATAACCCATTCCTCGGAAGTTCTGCAGAGCACAGCTATCAGCGACAGGCCAAAGGTAAAGGCCACCAACAAGAACAACCGGAAGCAagcggccgcagcagcagcagctgcagcagcagcggcggcggcagcagcagcggctgccCAACACGCCCAGCAAGTGTTGCCGAACCCAATGGTCTCCATCTATAATAACCTG CATTTGCAGCACTTGCAGCATCCACATCTCCAGTTTCAGCAGCAACTTCAACTGCATCACCAGCGAGTAGCTGGACTGGACAATGCAGCGgctgcagccgcagcagcggctTCATCCGCGAACATGGCCTACTCTATTTCTCCGGCATCTCCACTTCCCTCGCCCACTGGCAGCGGCAACTATGTCgatcagcagctgcaacagcagacCATGGATGTAGCTCTACAGCGCAAGACGGCCATGGACGATTTCCGTGGCATGTTGGAGACGGCGGTAAATGGTCCAAGGGGCAGAAAAGACCTGGCTCTTAACACACCCCAGCTGAACTTCTTCAAGGACGGCTGGCATATGGTGGGAGTGCACAATTTCTTTGGTGATCAGCCAAAGTCGCCCACTGAGACTCCGCCGGAAATGGAGGAGACTACCATGTCCTCACCGACCGAAGGAGATCAGCTCGGATCCGAGCCTCCTGCCGAGATGAAGAACTTGGCCACGCTCTGCtcggccgcagcagcagctgctgctgtggcagcGGTTAACAAGGATCAGGTTGAGATTAGTTCGGATCTTGAGAGCGAATGCGAGGATGACGGTGGTGCTGGAGCAGATGGCGAGGAAAACACACTGCCGCCTGAGCCAATTGAATTAGCGGCCGCTCTAAGGGAGGATGGCATAATTgtggaggaagaggaggatgacgaggaggaggaagatgACGATGAAGAACAGGATACCAACAGCGGTGAGGGCGACAAGCTGAACTATGATGACGAAGACGCGGAGGTGGACAACGATGGTGAGGTAGACTACATCGACGAAGACGATGGTGGTGGAGAAGGCgaggaagaagaagatgaTGCAGATGATGACGAGTTCTTCTTGGACGAGCCTGACAGCGACCAAGGAACtggcaacaataataacaactcCAAAAGCGGTGCCAGTTCGTTGCCATTGAAACAGCGCAAAATGGCCACTCGGTTGGAAAACCTAATCCTGACCTCGCAGACACTGTGCGACTTCCCGCCTGAACTTAGCAACTCGGATCTGGTTCATGTCCTGCCCCAAATAAGCAATCTCAAAGCAGCGGCCAACAGCAACGCGGCTCTGAACAGCGTACTCCAGCAGCAGTTGGCAGCAGCCTCCGCGGCAGCTGCGCACGCCAAAGCGTCTGTAGTCcaccagaagcagcagcatgGAGAGGGAGATCAGCAATGCG AAGATGACGGCAGTGCTAGCACAAGTGATCTATATTCGGGCTTGGAGCACTTTGCCAATGATGGCGAAATGGAGGATATATTCCAG GAATTGGCAAGTAGCCTAAACTATCCCGAGCTTGCCGAGTTTAGCCTCAATCAGATGTGCAAGGGTCGATTTGCTGGAAATTGGGCGCAATCTTCCGGCAAGTGGACTGGTCAGGAGCAGTTGGTGGGCGTGGTAAGGTCGCCGGGTCTCATTAACCCAGGCGACGTTCCGCAGGATGCCCAGCGACAGGCAAATCTTGTCCTCCTCGACTATCCCATGCAAAACATCCAACTAGAGCAGCGGATACTCGATGCTGAGGAACTGCACCTGCAG caacaccagcaaacaCCGCTCTCCTTACTGCCCTTTACGGatgaacagcagcagcagcttcatcACCAAGCTTTGCCCAATGCATCCGAGTttcagcaacaccaacagcttGCCCTGGAAAACGATCCAGAACTAaagcagcagcttcagcagTACTCCAACGCGCGCATCATTAAAGCTGTGGCTGcccagcatcagcagcagcctcCAACCAACTTCGTTTACAACGTGGAGAGCGGCGACAAGAATGCTCCGCCAGTGCAATTGCTCTTCCAGTTGCCACCACACATGGCCCAGCATCaggcgcagcaacagcagggcGTTGGCGAGCCTCTTACcgaacagcaacagcagcagttaCACGCTGAGCAGGCGCATCTCTTTCAGCATCGAACTGGCGGTCAGCGTCCGCCCACCCAGAGTGAGTTAGAGCAGGTGGCTCAGGAGCTATTGCTTCAGCGAAGCGGCCAGGTGCCGGCAGGAGCTCCTGTTGTGGGTGTTCAAGCAATTCCACTCAAGCAAAAACACTTTAACCTGCATCCGCCGCCGTGTCCACCAACCTGTGTCCAGCATCAG GTGGCGACGCAGACGCATCCCGCTTCTGTTGTAGTGCCGCAGCCTGCTGTAGGATATACACAATTCGCTCTTCAGGCCtcccagcaacagcaaatgcaacaaaacgaGCTCTCCATTTGGCCGATGGCCACGCCTACTCCCGCGCCCAGCAGCGGTGTGAGCTCAAACAAGTCGATGCCCGGCGGCATTGCCAAAAAGGCCATTGACAAGCAGTCGCGCAAGGAACGTCGTTGCGTGGTGCGCCAGACACCAGCCGGCATTCAAG AGAACACCAAACTGCATCTACAGCCTCAGGTCGCAACAGCCCAGCAACAAGTTCTAGTGCAGAACCAGTTAGCAGTTGCGACCACCGTGAGTTTGGACAAGACTATCGAGATAGATTCAGAGACGGAATCCAACCACGACACGGCTTTAACCTTGGCTTGTGCCGGCGGTCATGAAGAGCTGGTGGAACTGTTGATCAATCGGGGAGCAAACATCGAGCACCGTGATAAGAAGGGATTCACACCGCTTATCCTAGCCGCTACCGCTGGCCACGACAAAGTCGTGGACATTCTGCTCAAGCACAGCGCTGAGTTGGAGGCTCAATCAGAGCGTACGAAGGATACACCATTGTCCCTGGCATGTTCTGGCGGCCGATACGAGGTGGTGGAACTTCTTCTTAGCGTTGGTGCCAACAAGGAGCACCGCAATGTATCTGATTACACTCCACTGAGCTTGGCAGCCAGTGGGGGCTATGTGAACATCATTAAACTGTTGCTTAGCCATGGAGCAGAGATCAACTCGCGAACGGGCAGCAAGCTGGGCATTTCACCGCTTATGCTAGCCGCCATGAATGGTCATACGCCGGCGGTTAAGTTGCTTTTGGATCAGGGATCCGACATAAATGCCCAGATCGAGACGAATCGCAATACGGCCTTGACTTTGGCTTGCTTCCAGGGCAGACACGAGGTCGTAAGTCTGCTGCTCGACCGACGGGCCAATGTGGAGCATCGAGCTAAGACGGGTCTGACACCACTCATGGAAGCCGCATCAGGCGGTTACATAGAGGTCGGTCGCGTTCTGTTGGACAAGGGTGCGGACGTGAATGCTGCTCCGGTACCGACGTCCAGAGATACGGCTCTCACAATTGCCGCCGACAAGGGCCATCAAAAGTTCGTGGAACTCCTGCTATCTCGTAATGCCAGCGTAGAGGTAAAAAATAAGAAGGGTAACTCCCCACTCTGGCTGGCTGCCCATGGTGGTCACCTGAGTGTGGTTGAGCTTTTGTACGACCATAATGCTGACATTGACTCACAGGATAATCGGCGTGTTTCCTGTCTGATGGCTGCTTTCCGCAAGGGGCACACCAAGATTGTGAAGTGGATGGTACAGTATGTGTCGCAGTTTCCCTCTGACCAGGAGATGATTCGCTTCATCGGTACCATAAGTGACAAAGAGCTGATAGACAAGTGTTTTGACTGCATGAAGATCCTGCGTAGCGCCAAAGAGGCCCAGGCCGTCAAGGCCAATAAGAATGCTTCGATCCTTTTGGAGGAGCTGGATTTGGAGCGTACTCGCGAGGAGAGCCGCAAAGCTGCCGCCGCCCGTCGTCGTGagcgcaagaagaagaagaagatggaGAAGAAAGAAGAGAAACGCCGTCAACAACAGGGCAATGGGGCTGGCGGAGATGATATGCAaggcgatgacgatgacgtcAGTGACAAGGATGATGATTCCGACAAGGACGATGAAGACGAGGAGGCAGCGCCGGCCGCCGCCCGCGAGGAGGGAGACTCTGGCATCGATCAGGGCTCGTGCTCCAGCGGAGACACCAAAGGTGCGCGCTTCGGTGGCAGTCAGTCCGCTCAGGCTGCGGAAGCGGCAGCCAATTCCGTGTCCACCAACAACCAGGGAAAGAAGAACAAGAAGCAGGCGAAAAACAAGGTGTTGATATCGGTAGAACCAACGCAACCAGTAATCACATCGAACACCGTCCTCAAGGGCATCTGTGCGAAGAAGCAGTCCGCAGTGGAAGTTGTAAAGCAACCTCCTGCCGCACAACAGGCTGCCCCTCTCAAGCGTCAGCTCGATGTGAAGAAGGAGGAACCTGCTCTCAAGAAGAAGGAAGAGAAGAACAGctcgtccagcagcagcaacaagcgTGAGAAAGAGAATCTTGCGCCCAAGGAGGTTGCACTGCCAGCCAAGCAGCAACCCAGTAGCTCCAGCAAACTGCAGAGCAGCGAGTCTGCGAGCAACATAAACAGCAGCACCGCTACCAACACCAGTAGCGCCAATACTACTCGGAAGGAAGTTGCAAAGCCAGTGTCACAAGCTGCGAGTGCCACCAGTTTGAATCCTGCAAAGCGCACCGAAGTCGATGGCTGGAAGGAAGTAGTCCGCAAGAGCAGCGCCCAGCAGACCACAGCGGTGGGAGCGAGTGGAGCCCCACTGCCTGTGACAGCCACCAGTTCGGCCACCAGCGTGCAGCACCATCCGCACCACCACCTAGGCAACAGCTCCAGCAACAGCTCGAGCTCCCTGGCCACCAGCACCACTACAGCAGCGTCTTCGGTTCCCGAGATGACCTGCAAGAAGGTGCAAGTGCCCGTAAATGCCATCTCCAGGGTTATTGGACGAGGTGGAAGCAACATCAACGCCATTCGCGCCACCACTGGTGCTCACATCGAGGTGGAGAAGCAGGGCAAGAATCAATCAGAGCGTTGCATCACGATCAAGGGCTTAACCGATGCTACAAAACAGGCACATATGCTCATTTTGGCACTAATCAAGGATCCCGATGTGGACATATTGCAAATGCTGCCCAGGATTAACAGCAGTATTAAGCAGGCGTCTAGTGGCGGAGCGAGCACACCAATGTCCGTGGGAACTTGGGACAATCGCACTGCTGCCGGTGTGAATGCGTATACCTTTTCTTCAGCTGCGTCCACCACCTCCACATCCTCCAGCTCGTCAGCTAGCTCTACTACACCAGCGGGAGCTTCGTACAGCAATGcgcacaagcagcagcaacagcagctgcagtcaGTGAAGGGCCCAAGTGGACGGTCATCAACGTCGGTCAAGTCTAATGGCAGTAGCACCAAGGTGTCGGCTTCGAGTGGATCGGGTTCCCGGAACGGCAGGGCTGGCAGTAGCTATCTTGCTCAACAGCAGCCTGGTCGCAGCTCCGCAGGTGGCTCTTCAAATGGCGTGATCAAGAGCAAGTCAGAAAGCTCTTCCAAATCCCTGCCAGCTGCACAAAAGAGCAGTACCACTTTGGGTAAATCATCGACTGTGTCACCGGGTGCACAGAATTTCGCAAAGGCAGCGGCTATTGGACAGTCCTCGCCCAAAAAGGCTGAGGGTGGTACTACATCTGCGGTGATCACCTCTGCCGGTGGGCGCAGCAGTGGCGTGGTGGCTCCATTTGGACGTGGCAAGCCTGTAGCTGGCCAAGGAGGACCTGCAGCAACGGCGGCTTCCAACGTTGCCCAGCTCGGAAGTGTGAGTGGCAacagtagcaacagcaacatatTGGCTGGACCAATTGGCACCTTTAATGTAGCGGATGTGGCCGCCGTGAATGCAGctgcggcagcaggagcagcagctacCAACAGCAATGTGAAACCCATTGCTCCCATTGCACCGCCCAGTAAGCGAGTTGGATCTCCCATCCAAgcccagcaacagcatcaaacacagcagcagcaacaacagcaaataccCCAGACAGCACCAGTTCCTGGCccacagccacaacaacaacagccgcatcagcagcagcaacaacagcagcagcagcaacaacaagcgcctcagcagcagccacaacaggCAAACCAGCAACCACAGACGTCCCAGCAAAATCTCGTGATCAATACAAACCTACTGAACGATCTGATGGCCGCCAGTGCAGCAAACACCACCAGCGATAGCTTCAGTGCCCAGCTAGCAGCCAAGTTGTCTAGCGCATATTCCCTGTTCAGTGACTATCAGCAGTCGCAGTGGGGCAAGTTGGGTGATCCAGGCATCGGcggtggagcaggagctgtGGGCGATGGTCTGCCGCAAGCGGATGCTTCCAAGGCACCAGGATACAATCGCAACATCCTCAGCTCGCCCGTTGGCAGTTCTAAGGCCTCGTCGAATCACTCCACCTCGCCTCCTGTAGGTAATGTgatccaacagcagcagcagcagcaacaaccgcaATCTAGCCAACAAGCTCTCAACATCATCACCAGTGGACCAGGAGGGCCTGCTACAGCACCAGCCAGATCACCCATGGTGTCAGCCAACGAGGGCAATCCCGCAGTGGGTCAACCCTCCATCAATGGAACCCAAGGACTGGGTGAGACGGCTCCTGCCCATTCGCCAGGCGTTATCAAACCGCCCACGGCCACAGTTCCCATCCAGCGCCATGTGCCCATGCCGATCTCTGCGCCGGAGGCCGGAGCACCGCCCACATTTGGAGCGATTGGTTCCAACCCAGCTAGCGGTAACAATTCTGCGGCTGCCCAAgccgcagctgccgccgccgcctcggCGATGATCGatcggcagcagcagaatTTACAGAATATGCAGACTTTGCAAAATTTGCAAAGGATGGTGGGAGCctcgcagcaacagcagcaacaacagcagctaaACTATCCAATGGATCCCACATCGTCGTTCATCGTGGATGCTAATAACGTGCTGCGCCTGAATCCACGCGTCATCTTTCCGCAAGGCAACACCAAGCCACCGCAGCCACCGCCGCAGGGAGGAACGCAGTCGAATGTATTTGGAGGAAATCCAGGCAGACAACCACCTGGAGCGGGTGCCAGACAGCCAGGAGGCGCAGCTGCACAGCGTTGGTATGGCGGCACTCTGGAGTATCCTTCATACACGGGCCGTGATATGCTGCACCTGGAGAATGGTGCCGGCGGAATGGCGGGCATGGGCTCACCATCTGCCATGTCGCCCAACCACGACGACATTCGCAAGATGCCGCGCCCCATAGGCACTGAGCGAGCCGCATCATGGAAGAACAACTACTTTAACGTGGGAGCCCCGTCACTTAACATGGAAGATGCTCTAGCCAGTGTGTTGCCCCCATGGGCACATGAGCTTAAGGCTCAGCCTCCGGGCTTGCAGCaaccgcctcctccgccgcagtcgcagcagcaacagcaacaaccgctCAACTGGCTgaagcagcagccgcagcagcagcagtacagGGCATACAACAACGGACCctatccgcagcagcagcagcatgagcCAATGAAT ATGCCAATGGACTACCACAACATGCAGGCACCTCCAAATAtgagccagcagcagcagcacgtcAACTTGATGCCCTCATACGGCTACCAGCATTTTGTGGGCGCCCCTGGAGCCGTTGACATCTCCGCACATATGCCGGACAAGATGGAGGTGTGGGATCACCACGACAAACAC ATGCCCTGGACCAACTATACCACCAACTGGTCCAACTGA